In Plasmodium gaboni strain SY75 chromosome 7, whole genome shotgun sequence, the following are encoded in one genomic region:
- a CDS encoding hypothetical protein (conserved Plasmodium protein, unknown function): MNISVKESLEHVCEVFSFFGIDYISAEILRRGKNDKKIKRRKVIIRYNFLINDLCLLYFFEFTRRFKPSYNDYIKKEITKKEEKYIKGMKRNERNINNNINNNININNGDDYDDNLFSDDEDYLYEGLDDDTTYFDDFNLICPLVILLLEYFEYPRLYQLLKCHFQNTKELLLCIGFLIDSTKLFEQYDKRQIYYEEFFKNIHNNNNNNINAVNNNRIKKDAEKINEENNNNNKEYYHFYHYINEAMNLLCNKPYDIEMFQYKYFYNFLESLKKKKRKKKENFRMDNKRKYDNKSILKENNKINDKFKCDNIKINDKFRCEQNYIVDRGKSLNNVDKDYIDNFDDIDIIEKNFITLIDYIHYDYSTYQEEFLNYYYSNIYSCLEEDDIYLDENTQKLYTKEIIKNINKNCNKSIQIFNKIQRQIFHLEHIDHIRIKLFCQFNDIVTAYIQPHNGILHISNYKQNIMNTEWITDKWGFKRKIKKINLENNFLFNISIDNEKENNSIIIGLSQDNNIKAQDNNNNNKNNNNNNNNNNNMSHINMTKKCPNISLSHTNNKKNVTNNYESSEFFEDINLDILEEKININEFFILNNISLYNNIIHIYKNGKYFFSYEQLRAVFWIWIQSLFSDMSYLETDIEEEKLKEKDNINVNVDFFDINNNKFFYDNIAHCDDNNHLQIHILSDITNFEMNYRLVKEYLNEKGCTCGYNKVIKNDEEKSTHKLNNIIKYINNLHIEYDAFYNYKKKSKNLKGDMFVEYLEEKKKNMVINSNIEKEDYTTLSYIVNKNLIPIDKILNYNPSLDFSYIIQGIKHNNYIKTSININELQEKDWYHIYIYHKNKKNKSLEKKMKHSSTPLNQNFINNEYNNIIRLTSSSKYRINQKPSTYASTIFQYSEQFISNNDIYTFADNLYKKKEHFLENIKTKQHKCKHNFYHLLSKVETYMNCVAYNL, translated from the exons atgaacatAAGTGTTAAGGAGAGCCTAGAACATGTGTGCGAGgttttttcattttttgGTATAGACTACATATCAGCTGAAATATTGAGAAGAGGAAAGAATgataagaaaataaaaagaaggaaagtaataataagatataattttttaataaatgaCTTATGtttattgtatttttttgaatttaCGAGAAGATTTAAACCTAGttataatgattatataaaaaaagaaataacCAAAAAGGAagagaaatatataaaaggtatgaaaagaaatgagagaaatataaataataatattaataataatattaatattaataatggtgatgattatgatgataatcTATTTAGTGATGATGAGgattatttatatgaagGACTTGATGATGATACAACCTATTTTGATGACtttaatttaatatgtCCTTTAGTTATTTTGTTACTAgaatattttgaatatcCAAGATTATATCAGTTATTAAAATGTCACTTTCAAAATAcaaaagaattattattatgtatagGTTTTTTAATAGATAGCACAAAACTATTTGAACAATATGACAAAAGACAAATTTATTATGAGGaattctttaaaaatatacacaataataataataataatatcaatgctgtaaataataataggataaaaaaagatgcagaaaaaataaatgaagaaaataataataataataaagaatactatcatttttatcattatattaatgaaGCCATGAATTTACTATGTAATAAACCATATGATATTGAAATGTTTcaatacaaatatttttataactttttagaatcattgaaaaaaaagaaacgaaaaaaaaaagaaaattttcgtatggataataaaaggaaatatGACAATAAATCAATTcttaaagaaaataataaaataaatgataagTTTAAAtgtgataatataaaaataaatgataagTTTAGGTGTgaacaaaattatattgtTGATAGGGGTAAATCACTCAATAATGTTGATAAAGATTATATAGACAATTTTGATGATATAGATATCATAGAAAAGAATTTCATAACATTAATAgattatatacattatgATTATTCTACATATCAAGAAGAATTTcttaattattattatagtAATATTTACTCTTGTTTAGAAGAagatgatatatatttagatGAAAATACACAGAAGTTATATacaaaagaaataataaaaaatattaataaaaattgtaataaatcaatacaaatatttaataaaatacaaaGACAGATATTTCATTTAGAACATATAGATCATATAAGAATAAAGCTATTTTGTCAATTCAATGATATTGTTACAGCATATATACAACCACATAATGGCATACTACATATAAGTaattataaacaaaatattatgaatacAGAATGGATAACTGATAAGTGGGgatttaaaagaaaaattaaaaaaattaatctggaaaataattttttatttaatatatctatagataatgaaaaagaaaataacAGTATCATTATAGGCCTTTCAcaagataataatatcaaaGCACAAgacaacaacaacaacaacaaaaacaataataataataataataataataataatatgtctcatattaatatgacAAAAAAATGCCCAAATATCTCATTGTCacatacaaataataaaaagaatgTAACAAACAATTATGAATCATCAGAATTTTTTGAAGATATCAATTTAGATATattagaagaaaaaataaatattaatgaattttttattctaaataatatatctttatataataatattattcatatatataaaaatggaaaatactttttttcatatgaACAGCTGAGGGCTGTTTTTTGGATATGGATACAGTCTTTATTTTCTGATATGTCATATTTAGAAACAGATAttgaagaagaaaaattaaaagagAAAGACAATATAAATGTGAACGTGGATTTCtttgatataaataataataaattcttttatgataatatagCACATTGTGATGACAACAATCATTTACAAATACACATACTTAgt GATATCACAAATTTTGAGATGAACTACAGACTAGTCAAAGAATATCTGAACGAGAAAGGATGCACATGCGGTTACAACAAAGTTATAAAAAACgatgaagaaaaaagtacacataaattaaataatattattaaatatattaataatttacatATCGAATATGATgctttttataattataaaaagaaatcaaaaaatttaaaaggTGATATGTTTGTAGAATATTTAGAagagaagaaaaaaaatatggtcattaattcaaatatagaaaaagaagattATACAACATTATCATATattgtaaataaaaatttaatacctatagataaaatattaaactATAACCCTAGTTTGgatttttcatatataatacaaggtattaaacataataattatattaaaacatctattaatataaatgaattacAAGAAAAGGATTGgtatcatatatatatatatcataaaaataaaaaaaataaatctttagaaaaaaaaatgaaacaCTCATCTACTCCATTAAatcaaaattttataaataacgaatataataatattataagatTAACATCATCTTCAAAATATAGAATAAATCAAAAACCATCAACATATGCTTCAACTATTTTTCAATATTCTGAACAGTTCATAtcaaataatgatatttatACTTTTGCTGATAAtctttataaaaaaaaagaacattTCTTAGAAAAcataaaaacaaaacaacACAAATGCAAACATAACTTTTATCATCTTCTTTCTAAAGTGGAAACATATATGAACTGTGTTGCATATaacttataa
- a CDS encoding putative O-sialoglycoprotein endopeptidase, producing the protein MSAGSDARIYRCTFINKEAVKKVIYRKYYRHKKIDTKIRKLRVSNEIKFTKKLASLNIDVPYIYFVDAKEKSLYFEYVKGCTINFILKNIKEYEPKIPICVGMVLAKIHNGNIIHGDFTTSNLILRNSFIQQNNLLDLKNNNSPYNFSDMETIKLCVIDFGLSFLSSSIEDKAVDLFVLLKTIKSFHSEFPSLEEDILEGYKMKSDNAKEILIKLEIVKQRGRKRPMVG; encoded by the exons ATGTCTGCAGGATCTGATGCT agGATCTATAGATGCACGTTTATTAATAAGGAGGCAGTGAAAAAAGTTATATACAGGAAATATTACAgacataaaaaaatagatacgaaaataagaaaattaaGAGTATCTAATGAAATTAAATTTACAAAAAAGTTAGCTAGTTTAAATATTGATGttccatatatttattttgttgaTGCTAAGGAAAAAAGTTTATATTTCGAGTATGTCAAAGGATGTACTATAAAtttcatattaaaaaatataaaagaatatgaaCCCAAAATACCTATATGTGTAGGTATGGTGTTAGCAAAAATACATAATGGTAATATCATACATGGAGATTTTACTACATCCAATTTAATTTTAAGAAATTCTTTTATTcaacaaaataatttattagatttaaagaataataattcgCCATATAATTTTAGTGACATGGAAACTATCAAATTGTGTGTTATAGATTTTGgattatcttttttatcatcCTCAATAGAA GATAAAGCTGTCGATTTGTTTGTTCTCTTAAAGACAATCAAAAGTTTTCATAGTGAATTCCCCTCCTTG GAGGAAGATATTCTTGAAGGATACAAAATGAAATCTGACAATGCTAAGGAAATTTTGATAAAATTAGAAATAG ttaAACAAAGGGGAAGAAAAAGACCTATGGTTGGATga